TACTCAACTGTTCCGGCCTGATATGAATAAAAGCCAGGCTGCCGTTTTTATGTTGCAGGCCATATTTTCTCTTTACGTCATAGATGAGCCAGTCCTCTTCTCTAAACCTGGTCCTGAAATACCTGGAGATCAAGGGTAGTACATTGTATTTCGGCTTAATTCGCTTTACCATGGAAGTTCCGGGGAAATCACTGTGGACTAAACGAATTTCAATCGCCCTTTTTTCCTTTTCCACAGAAGCAGCCAGTTGGTAGACCTCCTTATGGCTAATCTCTGCGGCCATGGATTTCTCTTTGGTGTTCAATTTCTGCCAGGCACAGAAGAAATGATAAAGCTGTATTTCGATATTTTCTTCCTCGCTTAAAAAAGCAAAGTATAAGGCTTTTAACGCACTGTAATTCTGGCCTCTTAAACTATTCCAGAAGGTTTTTGCATCCTTTAATCGTGTGGCAATGTAATTGGGTTGTGGAAACAAGGCCTCTTGTTGCTCATTCAATTTGTGTATCTCCATGGGGCGTAGCCCATGGTATCGGACCTCAAATAAAAGAGTAAGAAACCCGTTAAAACTTCCGTCGTACAAATAAATTCCTGATTCTTGTTTCATCGTCCTTGCGTATTAAAATAGGTCAATCAATGCTATTGGTATATATTCCAAATATATGGATATA
This DNA window, taken from Muriicola soli, encodes the following:
- a CDS encoding TIGR03915 family putative DNA repair protein; the encoded protein is MKQESGIYLYDGSFNGFLTLLFEVRYHGLRPMEIHKLNEQQEALFPQPNYIATRLKDAKTFWNSLRGQNYSALKALYFAFLSEEENIEIQLYHFFCAWQKLNTKEKSMAAEISHKEVYQLAASVEKEKRAIEIRLVHSDFPGTSMVKRIKPKYNVLPLISRYFRTRFREEDWLIYDVKRKYGLQHKNGSLAFIHIRPEQLSIKKNEIEAQKSFIPASQLNEKRRNHSMEAVA